In the Populus trichocarpa isolate Nisqually-1 chromosome 1, P.trichocarpa_v4.1, whole genome shotgun sequence genome, one interval contains:
- the LOC18093971 gene encoding 14 kDa proline-rich protein DC2.15, with translation MGSSAVLFLFLNLLFFALASGCNTCVQPKPIPNPNPNPIISRNSCPRDALKLGVCAKLLNGAIGGVVGSPPDTPCCTVLQGLVDLEAAVCLCTAIKANILGINIDIPISLSLLINTCGKKLPSDFICA, from the coding sequence ATGGGTTCATCGGCTGTTCTCTTCCTCTTTCTCAACCTTCTCTTCTTTGCCCTAGCAAGTGGGTGCAACACTTGTGTTCAGCCTAAGCCTATCCCAAACCCCAATCCAAACCCTATTATTTCAAGAAATAGCTGCCCTAGAGATGCCCTAAAGCTGGGTGTCTGTGCCAAGTTGCTTAATGGCGCTATTGGTGGGGTTGTTGGGAGCCCACCAGACACACCTTGTTGCACAGTACTTCAAGGACTTGTTGATCTTGAAGCAGCGGTTTGCCTCTGCACTGCTATCAAAGCTAACATCCTTGGCATTAACATTGATATCCCAATCTCCTTAAGCTTGCTTATCAACACTTGTGGGAAGAAGCTACCCTCTGACTTCATTTGTGCCTGA
- the LOC112327516 gene encoding 14 kDa proline-rich protein DC2.15 gives MAPKRTTSLALFLAFNLLFFSLATACGGGCPSPNPKPKRPNPNPNPNPTPSPSSGKCPKDALKLGVCADLLGSLLNVTIGSPPVKPCCSVIQGLLDLEAAICLCTAIKANILGINLNIPISLSLLINVCGKKVPKDFQCP, from the coding sequence ATGGCTCCCAAAAGAACCACatctcttgctctctttcttgcATTcaaccttctcttcttttccctAGCCACTGCTTGTGGAGGTGGTTGCCCCTCTCCTAATCCTAAACCAAAGCGCCCAAACCcgaacccaaacccaaacccaacaCCAAGCCCTTCCAGTGGAAAGTGCCCTAAGGATGCACTTAAATTAGGTGTGTGCGCTGACTTGCTCGGTTCATTACTTAACGTCACCATTGGCTCACCCCCAGTAAAACCTTGCTGCAGTGTCATTCAAGGCCTTCTTGATCTCGAGGCTGCTATTTGTCTTTGCACTGCCATCAAAGCTAACATCTTGGGCATCAACCTTAACATTCCAATTTCCCTAAGCTTGCTTATCAATGTCTGTGGAAAGAAGGTTCCCAAAGACTTCCAATGtccttaa